A stretch of the Rhinoraja longicauda isolate Sanriku21f unplaced genomic scaffold, sRhiLon1.1 Scf000045, whole genome shotgun sequence genome encodes the following:
- the LOC144612480 gene encoding uncharacterized protein LOC144612480, which translates to MVNPGLLFVTFLATIHLILGFSDLHEKPLISTPRSSRMFLEGEDISIRCSTRSIYIGANFSLRSRAVDFEVSKQAPSLSSSATFLISNATVGQSGDYQCQYHILRDGVRYNSPISTLKITIVDQPLKPSIQLEPALTVISST; encoded by the exons ATGGTGAATCCTGGGCTGCTTTTTGTAACCT TTTTGGCAACAATTCATTTGATTCTGGGGTTTAGTG ATCTTCACGAGAAGCCGCTAATCTCAACTCCCAGAAGTTCACGGATGTTTTTAGAAGGAGAGGACATCTCAATCCGCTGTTCTACACGATCGATTTACATTGGGGCAAACTTCAGCCTGAGAAGCCGTGCGGTCGATTTTGAAGTATCTAAGCAGGCTCCAAGCCTCAGTTCAAGTGCGACTTTCCTGATCTCCAATGCCACCGTTGGCCAGAGTGGCGATTATCAATGCCAGTATCACATCCTACGAGATGGCGTTCGATACAATTCACCAATTTCTACCCTGAAGATCACCATTGTAG ACCAACCCTTGAAGCCAAGCATACAACTTGAACCTGCCCTCACAGTCATTTCCAGTACATGA